CAGTCTATGCTAATAACCTCTTTGCAATTGACCGAAACCAAAAGTACATCACATAacagaatgacaaaaaaatactTATTACATCTTACCTCTCATGACAACACAATTTATTTTGACGGGATCATATCCTAACTGAAGAGCCAAGTCGATGCCCATTAAAACTCTTTCCATTCCTTTCCTCCTtgtaatattttcatatttttttccatctAAAGTATCTAAGCTTATATTCAAACCATCAAGTCCTGCTTTTTGTAACTCTACCAGCTTTTTGGTTAACACAACCCCATTGGTTGTTAGAGATACACTCTCTAATCCTTTAATTTGTTTAAGATTATCTATAAGGAAAAAGGATTAATATTTCATGAGATATCTTCTGCAAACTAATGAGAAACTCACAGATAATATCTACTAGATCTTTTCTTGTTGTGGGTTCACCTCCAGTCAATCTTATCTTCTGAACACCTTGGTCTACAAATAACTTGGCAAGATAAATTACTTCATCGGCTGTGagcaattttgatttttctgtTAAATTGACACCTTCTTCTGGCATGCAATATTGACCTTGAAATTAAATAATAGTAACTGGTTCACCTTCTTCAATAGAACGACAAACATAATGAGCATGATGTAATTTGAGAGATTAACAATTTGACTCACATCTTAGGTTGCATTTTTCTGTTAGGGAGATTCGAAGGTATGTATGATGTCGTCCAAAGGTATCTGTTAAAGGATTATTATCCAGAAAAACCTCATCTTGTTTCTAAAAGAAAACAAAACTTTTTCACGAGCACACAATACAAGATGTTAACGAGGTTATAAATATTGCAAATAGGTATAATTCGTTCCTAGTAGACATCAATATTATGGTTCGTGACATCATCAACTagttaattcattaattttattccaactAAGTAATCATTCTTCAAAATACAACGCTTTATTACTTCTGTTGTGGATATTTTTCAATTCGGAATGCAATTTTAATACAACATTAGAAAACTGAGTACAAGTGTAATATCATCTTACCtgttcaattttgaaatttcctttGAATCTCTTTGGGCCAATTCTCCGCAAACGGCTAAAAGAAGTAAGCAAACCTTTCCACCCAAACATAActctttcaaatttgaatttctcaggTACAGAAATCACCGAAAATTTCAGTAAGACTGCATACCGCAATATCGAGGAAAATAATGATGAAtgatgaaatttaattcaaatttAAAAACAACAACGCACGCACTTCGTAGTAGTTAGTTTGAAACTGACATCCGTTTAATTCCGATTGTCAGATTTATCAGATGATTTCAAGGTCGAAGGTCAATTCCAAATTGAGGAAAATGGTACACCAATTTAAAACTCAccggaatgaaaataaattggaAATGAAACATTCGTTGAGTTTTTTGAGAAATATGAGAAAGGAACTTTTTCATTCACAGTCTTAGGTTGACGGAAATCAATGGGAATTATATTGTTTAAAACGTTTAATATTCACTTATAATACATCATTTCCACTTTTTTCTTCCTCTTAAAGCAGgagttgattttattttgagtgTCTTTGAGGCACTGATGGAAGTCCTCGCTCAATTCTTTGACCTTGATCTTTACTTCTTCGCTCATTAAATGATAACACATAGCTACTAACCCTTGACCGAAAAACATGTAAAAATAGTTCATTACAAGTCTGAGCTGACTTCCAGTTTTCGTAGACAAATTACCCGGCACCAAATCACCAAAACCAAGCTTGCACAAACTTGTTATGCAGAAGTAACTGCTATCTAAAAAGCTCCACTTTTCCCACTGCGCAAACATGATGGTACCGAACATAATGTAACCGCTGATAACCCACAAACAAGCGGTGGATGGTACTAAGATTCTTTTTGGGGGGTAGCTTTCGTCTTGGGGTGAGCTACACTTAACGAACCATACATACACCCATTTGAAAATTCCCGCTAAGCCCTTACCGACGTTGAGGAAGTACAAGACGTATAGGGGAATACCGAACACCGCGTAAACAACAGTGCAAACTTTTCCCCATACGGTTCTTGGAGCGATGTCGCCGTATCCTATCATAGTCATGGCACTTAAAGAAAACATTAGAGCTGCTGGAAACGTCCACAAACTTTTCAGCTTTCGCCCATTGTAGTTGTGTTTGATCAAGACAACCAAATGCTTCTGGTACTCTTCCAGAACTTTGTTAGAATCGTAGATGAATGCAGTCTTGTTGAATACATTGTGGAAACTCGCCACCAACCAAAGTTTCTGCGAACATTCGTTTTTCAAAGCTTGAGCTTTGTAGTAATTCGTATCCTTTCCTTTAAGCTCGATCTTCATGAAACACACGGCCCCAATCAGGGTATAACCGACGATAAGTCCAATGACACCAACTTGGGAACACATAAACGCCACGGTCTTTCGACAGCAGTCCTTGATTTTGGTCTTTGTGTCAACATCGCTACTCAACGAGTACCTGCTGTTGCTGCTTGCTCTACTTCTCACGGAAGAACGGTAGTAAGAACGTCGATCCATATTCTACACTGACGAAGAATATCTCGGGAGCTAGTATGTTTCTTATTCTCATTTCGGATGGGAAATGTTAATTCCACAGTCTTCGACTTGGATAGATGCCAAGCTTATTTGTGTTGGGTGCATTTACTAGAATTTAAAATAGACGGACTTATCGATATCGACCTGTTTTTACGATTTCAAACTGATGGTCTGTTGAGAGGTGTAACGGTTCAGTGGATATACATAGTGTAGGTACACTATGTGGACAAGCCATGATAAGAAAGCTTTGAAATATGCTGGTTACATCATTCGAATATTCCATTCTCCTTTCGAAGAGGTGAAAAAGAATATGTATAGTGCAAAACTATGCTGGGCATCTATCTATAACATGCCATCTTACTATCAATTTCTCATGTTTTTCCTATTCAGCAATCAGGGTCGACCAGATGCAAAGGCGGAAGGGTTGCTTGCATATTgcaaactgaaaatttcctttcaTAAAAGAGCTTATAGAGTTGAATTCAAGTGCATCGTTGATATTATGCTATTGGAATAAATTGAACTAAACGAGAATGTGCATATAATGTGAGCTCAGGTTCATCATATTATCACTATTTATCCATTATGTTGATTTAATAGAAAGAAAATGAGTACATttggaatgaaataaaattatataatataaatattgtttattttagtATTGTTTATGTgacaaatgttcaaaattcaGCAGTACCTAACAGTTTAACAAAATGTAATATATTATTCTCTTAACCCGTTTGCAATTTGCAACAGCccagaattctctagaaaatttactcgagaattcatgcgcagTGAATTCTTTAcggttacatacgcactttcggtagaattctctgttcagttgcatacaaaataatctctgccgttttcttaccaaaatttggtagagaattctcggctgttacaaacgggctttacacaCATTTTGTGAATGCACACAAAACTGAGGAAAACTCCAACAAAGGCTTTGCTAGATCGTGGGATCAATCTTCTTCTCTTCAAACAACAAGCAACAGCAATGTCCGTCCATCCAAACCAGAATCAAAACCCAAAGACATCATTTCAGACATAAAGCCACCCGAATCGTCACATTATCAGCCTACACGGTTTTTAGGTCGCTCGTCGCTCCGCCTTAATATTTTCGTTCGAACAACATTCTGCTAGTCTTCAAGCAATCTCCATACCAAAACATGATAATCTATTCCACAGATATTCAAGCGATCGACGGCCAACAGTTCTGAAGAAACTGTTCTCGTCTTCTGAGGTGTAATACACCTGGTCTGATAGTTGTTTTCCACATAATTTAATTGCAGTCTCTTCTCATATTTTGTAGTCACACACACCTCAGAAAAAAGAGTTGCTTCACATCACatgggtgtgttcataaacttactccgagagtagagtatgagtacgGTCATGCTCaaagagcatactctgaggaactaaaagtacgtttgttaacgcttcgggtaatcagagcttactcagagcttgctctgagtaagtttgtgaacgcaaccctaTACATATAAGCTATCCGAAGCATAATTTCCCGTCCTACCAAGTATTGGTTTCAGCAACCCTTTGTGCATTCTCTCGAATCTCATAATGTAACATGCAGGTTGTGTCTCAACGGTTACCGGTCCTAACCTTTTGAGGCGTTGTCCGGTGTGCCACAGGCAGTCATCTGGGCCCATTATTGTTTATtctctatattaataaaaaattaaatcataAACTCTTTTGAATAGtgttttttcttgctatatGCAGACGAATCAAAAGTTTACCGTCGTGTGAAAAACTTGGCCGACTGCGACTGCCTTAAAATTCAGGAAGATTTTGATAGATTCGAAAGCCATAGTCTTTTTCTGAACTTGACAAAAGTCTAAGAATCTCGTACACCAAATGCAAAAATTGTATTGAATACACCTCCAATATCAATAATCACGATTTGAAGCCGGTTTCTGAGGTGAAGGATTTAGGAGTTTTGAAATTAGAAACTTACATTCAAACCGCATATCGAAAAAGCTGTGAACGACTGTAACAAACTTTTCGGTTCCATAATGAGAACCAGTCATGTTTTTCGGGAGAGGTTTCTTTTTAATGTCTATTTTGGGTACATTGACAGTAAACTCTGATTTGCTTCAGTTGTCTGGAATCCCCATTATCAGGTTCATATTGATAGAGGATAGAAAGCGAGTTCAGAGGAGATTTCTCAGGTTCTTGCATATAAGTCTCAAAGTTCCATTGAAAATAGAGACTATATCCTCCATTGATGCGAAAGCATGGGATAAAG
The window above is part of the Coccinella septempunctata chromosome 8, icCocSept1.1, whole genome shotgun sequence genome. Proteins encoded here:
- the LOC123318562 gene encoding molybdenum cofactor biosynthesis protein 1 isoform X2, producing MFGWKGLLTSFSRLRRIGPKRFKGNFKIEQKQDEVFLDNNPLTDTFGRHHTYLRISLTEKCNLRCQYCMPEEGVNLTEKSKLLTADEVIYLAKLFVDQGVQKIRLTGGEPTTRKDLVDIIYNLKQIKGLESVSLTTNGVVLTKKLVELQKAGLDGLNISLDTLDGKKYENITRRKGMERVLMGIDLALQLGYDPVKINCVVMRGFNDDEVYDFIKLTEHKKLDVRFIEYMPFSGNKWEVDKMVPYNVMLAQIKSVWPDFLPLSNSPNDTSKAWKVPGFSGQVGFITSMSNMFCGTCNRLRITADGNLKVCLFGNKEVSLRDALRSGVKEDDLINMIGLAVRRKEKHHGGMMKLSQMENRPMILIGG
- the LOC123318563 gene encoding TWiK family of potassium channels protein 12 is translated as MDRRSYYRSSVRSRASSNSRYSLSSDVDTKTKIKDCCRKTVAFMCSQVGVIGLIVGYTLIGAVCFMKIELKGKDTNYYKAQALKNECSQKLWLVASFHNVFNKTAFIYDSNKVLEEYQKHLVVLIKHNYNGRKLKSLWTFPAALMFSLSAMTMIGYGDIAPRTVWGKVCTVVYAVFGIPLYVLYFLNVGKGLAGIFKWVYVWFVKCSSPQDESYPPKRILVPSTACLWVISGYIMFGTIMFAQWEKWSFLDSSYFCITSLCKLGFGDLVPGNLSTKTGSQLRLVMNYFYMFFGQGLVAMCYHLMSEEVKIKVKELSEDFHQCLKDTQNKINSCFKRKKKVEMMYYK